In Asterias rubens chromosome 2, eAstRub1.3, whole genome shotgun sequence, the sequence CAATtcattatccccccccccccccccctcccggcCGTGATTTTTTCTCTCCCCCAAGCGACATTGCAATATcgcagtatacagtgctaatcggtgtatgggtaaaaaataaaaagttaataacattaattatataatattattattattccttaATATCAGTATGGACTCAAATGAACAAACTGCCTAAGCGCGCATTGGTTGGCTAAAAAAATTGCGAGACATAAAATACGATTTTATCGAGTAATCTACATTTTACAGTGCAGATCATATTTTATACAGTCCGTAATTGTTTCATCAATTGTCTTCTTTTTGCAGGCTTCTTGGGTTATGTAACAATTATGCCTACGTCATCATGTTGAGCGCTGCACATGACATCTTGGGAAGCAAAGAAACAGTTCCTGAAAATGTATGTAAAAAATACTATAATCaatagattgattgattgactgattgactgattgactgattgattggttgattgattgattgactgtttgtttgattgattgattgattgattgattgattgattgattgattgattgattgattgattgattgattgattgattgattgattgattgattgattgattgattgattgattgattgattgattgattgactgactgattgattgatggattgattgattgattgattgactgattgattgattgattgattgattgaatgactGAATGACTAATTGATTGACTTTTTgactttttaaagcaaacactttatttatacacaaaatgtacagatattacaaaaaacattgaaaattaaaacgttacatgattgattgattggttgactTATTTTAAATTTCCAAACAAACACCTTCTTTACACAAAATATACAGTAAAAAACATTGACTGGTAAAGTCTGTCAGGACACCTACATGAAGCATCCCtatattttcaaataatatttaaaaaaatgtttgacgCATGCATGATTGAAGTATCAAAATGTGAAACCTGAAAAAGTGAACAAAAGTTCAAGACAATGGGCATCTtttgaagaccagtcttcttacttggtgtatttcaataTATATGCAtataacaacaaacctgtgaaagtttgagctcaattggtagtcgaagttgcgagataataggcctaatgaaagaaaaaaacacccttgtcacacaaaattgtgtgctttcagatgcttgatttcgagacctcaaaatctagttctgaggtctcaaaatcaaatttgtggaaaattacttatttctcaaaatgtttgttacttcagagggacccgttttttacaatgtttatactatcaaaagctcctcgttaccaagtaaggttttatgctaataattattttgagtaattaccaatccaatagtgtccagtggctctAAAAGCACAATGCTGTAGCAATTCTTGCTAGGAGATCATCAGAACTCTTTAAGCAAAGTCAAGCTTACCTTACTGGCTGGATTTCGTGTTTAGttttgcaggcctgtatgcttcgtttttgaaagggcaccaaggcattttctctttggtaaagggcaccgtatgaggaaattgttacttgtctactgtagcatttcaagggcaccaaggcaatgaccagggggcatggaggaaatCGCCTGGTTTTTTACATTCTGTTTCATATCGatctcctgggcccaatttcatacagcctgtaagcacaaaaatttgcttagcatgaaatttcttccctttataacaacaggattaccaaccaaatttccattggttgcacattgcttgttactggtattcagctgttgcttgcttatcctgaaaatcacatggaaatttggtttgtaaacttgtttttatcaagaatgaaattgtatgctaagcaaattttggtgctaagcagctctatgaaattgggccctgatcctTCTCTAACTCATTCTATCTTTGTAGGATATTGACAAGCCAGACGCTATGTTCAACCTCACCCACTCAACAGGTATCAACCGATTTGACTGCAATCCAGTTTCTACAGGGGTAAAGACTCATGAAAACTTGTCAACACTGTTCCCCTTTTCACCCTGTTGGAATCCCACATTGGCTCAAAGCCTTGCATGTGCGGATTCTCACCATGCGCAATGTTGCGTATCTGGCCAATACACACAAATTGCGTGTCAAAACGCGCACATTTCGGCTGACAGgcacaaattattattgttttctttttctcaaaagtaatAAAGACAAAACCATATATATGCTCCGGATAAACACTTGGTAGAAAACATTCTGAAGACCTTGTTTGGTTTCAGCGTGCTTTGGTGAAACATCCAAAGTTCCgcaacagttttgaaaaatcatgTGGAGAACCTTCTTAATGTGGATTTGTGGATTTGGGTTTTACCCAATGGAGGTGTTCCTCTCAAATCTACAATGGATCATTTGTTTACCATCTCCTTCAAAATTGTTCTGTGAACTCTTTCTATCAGCAATGTCAAAAAGGCCAGTATCAAAATAGCCGATTAAACACAATAGAACAAAATTCTATGAGAGGAAAtaggaaaaaagtaggaataaaAACCCAATCACCATGTTTAACATCGGACTATGTTGACAAGGGCCAATAGACCATTGTTCTTTGTTtgcaataagtgtgaccttgtacattctatgagtattctggcaggcacaacaTTGCACAATGctgcacaggtcatatgggaaagtttacattttgtgtcattaaatccaagaattattaaagtaaaagctggacaattTTTAAGGTGTGACCCCTTTTATcttatcaaaagttgataagaattggacagtgcaatctccataaaatataagattttattatttattccatTAGgctacatgtgcatgtatgtacaaatcctgcctgcaggaagtacaggctctgtggcttttgtaaacatgtgatgtcacaggtcacatcgtctatacatttTTAAACTTGTTACTTTCTGATACTAACATGTACTGTACAGGCTGTCCTGCTTGCCGATGTTCTTCCAACATTGTTCATCAAGTTGTCAGCGCCGTGGTTCTTTGATTATATTCAATACAAGTAAGTCCAACCAAtgacttgggcccaatttcttagagctgctaagcacaaaactttgcttagcatgagttttttgccttgataaaaacaggattaccaaccaaatttccatgtgattttcaggataagcaaacaacagatgAATTTCGGGaataagcaatttgcaacagttcggttagccctggcggccttacactttcgtattgtactacagtgacgtcctggacatcagggtacatttctggggcggaaaattttcacagcttcataactcaaatcttacctgcaagaaagcaccaatttcaacagattcacattccatggcagcatatgtttttatgcaatgggttttgatcgtaagttattcttcacaaatccgtcattttcatgaaatattgcAGCTCCCAACaataaggaattcccatttttgttcgtattatcacagtctgccgtgtgtacacaagacgcacgacgcgcaaattttgaattgtgctgcgtgttaacgctgtgcagtcaagatacggtgaccaagaattcatgcatctaagcttgcatcatgcgtcttgcacgcgaatgtatacgcgtacgcacgacaacagacaacactgtgagaaaacgatcgaaacgggaattttttaacgttggaagctgcattatttcacaaaaatgacggatttgtgaggaatatatgaggaccaaaacccaccgcagaaaaatatatatgtgaatctgttgaaattagtggcttgttgcaggtaagatttaagttatgaagctgtgaaatttttccgccccagaaacgggcctcaatagttaggactctgttcctgtgtacagagaaagagtcctatatagggctacagttcagtaataagcaatatgcaacatgTGGTATAAGTTTGGCGGGATGCTGGCTGaagatttgtttgttaattCTATTACCCATTTTGTAATACTGTTATTTGTTTTAGTATCTTGGTTGGGATTTGTATAGTGACCGCTGTCTCCAGTTTTCTCATCGTTGCGTTTTCTCATGTGCTAGCTCTTAGCCTATTAGGTAAGTCAACTAAATAATAAATAGAAAAACAATAATAGCAGTATCACTAAtattttacttcaaagtgaaattgtTGTAATccttatcaagtaataaaccacaagaaaaattgaattggtaaattttgggttgaacagagACAAATTTAAACCTAAGTTGCCTCACATTTGTATGCTGGTGGTCTTACTAGTTTGTCAataaagattttttgttttcttggccGGATGGTTCGATGGTTATAACCATCTCAGAACCATCCAACCGGTTAGTAGCTTTCAGTCAAATGTTGTCGTTTTCAGGACAATGCAGATTCTTTCCAAGTTCTGTCGTAGAAATTAAGgaacgaccgtcctcaaagccgaggCATGTGTAGATGACGCAGAACCTTGTGTCTTTGTATCTTTGTTAGGGGGTGACCGGGTACAAACTGGGAAGCGGCGTGAGAGTTaactaaaaacttaaaaattagCTATTGTTGGGATGTACATCCACTAGCCATGTGCAAATAGTTGTGGCATTTTACACATACATTTTGTGCAATGTTCGAGGCATATTGttaaggttttgaatgtttttcattttgaaacagaGTTATCTGTCAAAAGTTTGTTCCCATCCCAACAATCAAATACATGTTCTAAATTTCTTTCAGCAAAAATCTGGTCACGCAACTTTACAATTTGATCGACTCCACTTGTTGAAATAATTACGTACTTATCACTTTATGCATTTCTTTTTTCAGGGGTGGTGTTTGCAAGTGTGTCATCAGGCCTTGGTGAATTTACCTACGTCAGTCTGATGGCCTTCTATGAAAAGTAAGACTCTTTGTTGTTTTGGCCCAATAATCTCGTAAAGgtactggatactattggtaattgctcaaaataattattagcataaaaaaactgacttgtcgGTGATCAATGGAGGGATGTTCAGACATGCCAACTAGTACGTTTTTCCCGTATTTCGTacgggtttttgtaaaaaatacggGTATAcgggttttgcaaaaaaaatacggttttgagcatcgccaccgcaaaaatacaattttatcccagttggccgtcgtgcccttttttaactcaagttcaatattttttttattgacacaaagttttcggccgactacttacggccGATAATGATTATCCAGTGAACTCTATTATTCCACGGGGGTATTCCTTATTCAACTTTCACCACACATCGAGCGAGCGCAACGGAGATTCCAGTTTATCTGACGTCCCGATttcacagggaaccagtctaacacaattcattgaacaacagagggcgctgttgtcaaatgcccttatatggtatCGGTCGTTATGTGAACGAacgaaagaatttttttttttgccaaaataaagacacaaaagatATAGAGCGTCCTGAAGCAAGATAAAtttaagaactacatgtatgcccccaaatacaacaaacgaaactttttgggatgattttttttcttttttttcttcttcattgaaattaaattggtttCGTTTTGTACGttttatatttaattaattgacaagggtttctatatgaaataggatatgattaatcaatgtctttaagatatgatttatcaatatctttttcccatacaaaacctgttccattgggttaaccacccgtagggaaacctctgcccaatttttttattttttatattattttttatatttttttaaatatatatatatatatagtttaaagtttaaagtttaaacctagtttaaagttgtttttataaattcatcactgtaactatctgatgtaagtaaccccccccccttttttttccacaggtccctcatacctatttttaaaatcatcatacctttgatcttgctattcttattaattgaccattgttagttgcatcatgatgcaacttgctctctaatcctaccctttcatgtctccctccattgttgtcgaacaatacatttaccacttttatggtccagtaacccttcctttcattctaaacatcctttgtcctcgccacttcactcctattggttcatagcccccaatattgtttctgaaataggaactttgattggctgttattttcccgcttctttctggatcctttccttaatccctttccccctctctttttctataaatggatatgtatttgtttgtacttgtcttatgcctctgaagaaggtccggattggatcgaaagctaaggccatctaccctattcattatatatatatatatatatatattttttttcttcaagttttaaTTAACTGGTTTAATTAGGCTGTTTGATAACTAAATGGCCTTCACACCTTCTCTATTTTGCCTGTCTCGGGGctaaaaactacgtttacgcgtgttttaaaaaaaaaatacaggtttttgatgcaaaatacaggttttggggtttcagaatacagttttgtgatcccagaggttggcatgtctggatgttgatagtataaaacattaggaGAAACAGTAGCTtcgtattcgagaaagaagttatttctcactaaaataatacttGAATTGGGTAAGTGGAGGGCAggttcataacaaacggtttcaaacgcttttcaacgaccaacttgactgatccaaggcaacgtgttccttaaaaggcagtggacactattggtaattactcaaaataattattagcataaaacctttcttggtgacaagtaatggggagaggttggtggtataaaacattgtgagaaacagctccctctgaagtgctatagttttcgagaaagaagtaattttcaacgtatttgatttcgagacctcaagtttagaacttgaggtctcgaaatcaaccatctaaaagcacacaacttcgtgtgttaagggtgttttcttctttcattattatctcgcagctttgatgaccgattgagctcaaattttcacaggtttgttattttatgcatatgttgagatacacaaactgtgaaagctagtctttgacaattaccaatagtgtccacttcctttaaagtacagaaagtagctaagcaaaacaaatttgggctcaaaagTTACCAGATGAAATACTAAGTCACAGGTCCCATGtctgactgatatcctgctcatttttgctgagcagaaagttGTTCAGCACTATTGTGCCTTGATCTCCCTAATGTGTAGCCAATAGTCTTAGAACTTGCTAAGCACTTTTGACAGTAGGTGTGTGAAAGAAGCCATTTGTGTGTAAGATTTGAGtcatgtcgtggccgagcggttaagagcatcggattcaagctctagtgtttgatcagctgagtgtgggttcgagtcaaggtcgtgacacttgctacgtaaaattggggaggtaatGCTTTCTACTCTACCGGcaaggcttcggattgatgatacccaagcctacatccctatggactgtaaagggggtaaccctgtttcagccctaggagtaggtggcatcggcctctgaagaaaaacaattaattgtagcccacaccttgaagtggccttcaggccttgtgtgtctggcaacttacataaaaaacagaaaaattacttGCTTTAGTTACTGCTTTAGTTTGAATTTCTCAGACTATTGAGCGTTGCTATGTCAAACCAAGGAGCTAACGGTACCCTTGGAACAATATCTTTTATACTGTAAGCCATGTTTTGATAATGTCCATCTATAATGTTACTtttaaattgtggcatcaggcaTGTCATGACATTAAATCGACAGTagtttagtttactttttttttaaaaatccatcaggggtgctacttttttttcttctcctaattgtatgtacatgtatttgttttctttaccaTTCCTATTGTCTGTACTTGCActtttacctgtgaaattaataaatgaaatagtGGAATAAGACTAGGTTTCCATTCATGGCATGGAAGtgccgtggccgagcggttaagagcaccgaatttaaactctggtgtttctgatcagtagagtgtgggttcgaatccccagccgtgacacttgtgtcctttaagcaagacacttaaccattgcttcgtccttcggatgggacataaagccgttggtcccatgtgttgtgtaacgcatgttaaagaacccagtgcacttttcgaaaagagaaggggttcgccccggtgttcctggctgtagcTGCTGTATAcgctgtagcaccttataaacccttataaggtcgGTGCTaagtaattgggtctcaaaattcatcaatGCAATTACATATTATTCTGAAAGTTTGAATGTAcacagcgccttgagtaccttgtttggtagatacgtgcgctatatataatataatcgctatatatataaatgaatcgatatgtatttgtttgtacttgtcttatgcctctgaagaaggtccggattggatcgaaagctaaggccatctaccctattcattataaatgaatcgatatatatataatataatcgTAACTATTGATATTTGTTTCAGGAATGTTGTCTCTACTTGGTCATCTGGTACTGGAGCTGCCGGCTTCATCGGATCCCTCGCCTACGCTGGGTTGACTGAGGCTGGTCTGAGTCCTAGGAATTCATTATTGGTCATGCTGGTTGTTCCTCTGTCAATGATTATAAGGTAATGAGAAAAGGGGCTTAAGGAAGGGACTGAGTGTAACTTCCTTGAAAATGTCCTCCATTCCTTTTCAATGCTTTGCCATCCATACACTCCCTGAAATTTGTTTGAATTAATAGTGTACtgtaaggcactggacactattggtaattactcaaaacaattattagcataaaaactcattggtaacaagtaagggagagctgttgatagtataaaacattgtgagaaacggctccctctgaagtaacatagtttttgagaaagaagtaatttctcactaaaatatttgaatcaaaatcaaccatctgaaagcacacaacttgtgcaagaAGGgtacgttttttttcttccattattctcgtgcaacttcgaagtccaattgagttcaaatttttacaggtttgttattttatgcatcagttaagatacacctagtgagaagactggtctttgacaattaccgaaagtgtccagtgtcatacTGTCGCCCACACTTTTTTGGAtcccagcagccgatttcacaaacattaggattaatcctaactcgagttaggaagagtaaccagtcctagattaatcctaagttagaaagagttttgtgaaatcgacggctggtccgatataaattgttttgattgataCTGTttgcaggcctggagtttcactGAGGTATGCCCTCCGCTGCACTGGTagtggccttggtgccccttcaaaagtttccattaTAAGatttttccaatgaaagtgcccatTTCAGAATGAAAATTGCcgtgccctctcaaagatgaaattccaggcctgctatTTGGTTGATGGATATCattttctgaaatatttttgtaaaatcaatTGTCTGTACTTCCAGCTTTTTatgcaatatatatatataatatttaaagggaaagtacacgtttggtaattactcaaaacaaatattaacttaaaaactgacttggtaacaagcattggagagctgttgatagtataaaacattgtgggaaacgactccctctgaagtaacgtggtttttgagaaaggtaatttctaactaaaataataagtcttttattcttatctgaaagtaagggtgttttttctttcatcattttcttgcaacttcaatgaccaattgagcccaaattttcacaggcttgttattttatggttatgatgggatacaccaagtgagaagactggtctttgacaatattaccaaacgtgtaccttccctttaaagactttTGTAGCTTGTAGTATTTTTTTGTACCGTTTTAtggtaaaataattttgtgtaattttttttaattcgatATAAAAGCCCGAGATGAATTTCCCATCGTTGATAATAAAGtgaaattgatttgaattgatttgaattgaataatatCTTCTTGATCCTAGTTACTGGGGAATATTAGTCAGCTCTCCTACAATGAGACAGAGTCAGGATACCATACATTGTAATGAAGATAGACAATGTCTCATAGAAGATGATACTAAGGATTGCAAGGACAGCCATCTGACTGTCAAAGAAAAGGGCAGGTTTATTAAGGTAAATGTTGAGTTTGAATTTACCTTAAGTGACAATTAACTTAAATGTACTTCATCTTGACTCTACatgcatgcaacttttcctcggatcagctgatttcctcctGTTTTTAAATCTCAATTTTactattcaaaatttaaaaaatgctatacaaaatcattgaaattgtTTAAGTTCCTCATTTGCATGCCTgattttaaagatgctatgtcagatttttggccccaaacattaaaaaatagattttttttagtgaatggtatttcaaagagtatcacccgctctaacgaaaaaaagttttgctgttaatggtcaggaaccatgacaaaaatttaaaacgtttcttataaaacacataagaattggtcacgtgattttcgACAAAAACTATCTTGGGCACttaatttcactgctactaataattggcgaactttttcgagcaatggctcaaatggaAGCTTGTAagtttctcgacccccatcaaaatacctgttgaattttaaatcaacatttttggtTCAAATCGgctaaaaatctgacatagcatctttaagaaatTTAgtacttttgttgtttttttagtaGCCCTTCTCCTGTCACAATTCAAGATGCAACATTGTGGTTTCTGTAAATCTACACATACCAATGACAACTCTCCTACTGTctaaccattcaatatcaaccACTGTGGCTTTTAATGATAAATTCACTTTCCcattatcataataataataattaattgtggcttcttatatagcgctcaatatccgtcactcagtgacgctcctggcgctgtaacaaaCAGTGTTTCCTGCAACATGTGGGACTactttgaattatgagacctaattctgatagcaccatgtacatgttatgctttacaaggtgctgtggcacaatttgctgccgatcggaccaggaacaccggggcgaaccccttctcttttcaataagtgcgcTGGGTTATGTTACATAAGTCACGTACAtgtaacacatgggaccaacggcttaatgtcccatctaaAGTgacttgctaaaggacacaagtgtcacgactcggGATTCAAATTCACcctctgcttatcagaaacaccagagtttgaattcggtgctcttaaccggtTTATACAtcctgcaaatgcgatgcgaatttgacgtcacaactctgttttcgctgcgaaattcacaagagagttgagcacaactgaAATCACTGACATGTTCAGTAGGTTTTCAATTTTTCACATTGGATTCAgcattttgatttctttgaccTCTGTATCTTTCTAGCATCTACTGAAATACATGGGTCCATTGTTCCTGGTCTACTTTGCTGAATACTTCATCAACCAAGGCTTGGTGAGTTTCTCTTCCCTAAAAGTCCTCGCTCTTGAATTTTAAGGAGGCTTTTCTCGGTGGTTATGTTTGCCATGCTCCGTcataagtgatgtttgaagtaTTGCAGTGGTGTGAATAATAAGAATGAAGTATgattaaaaagtaaacttgagGGTACAGCCATgtaataaatctcttttgagggagtttTGGCTTTGAAGTTTCAAAAAGTATACTTCAGGAgaagaaacagaaaaacaataataatgttttctGTTTGTGATAGCAATCCCTGACACTGGTTCTCAAGCTGACCAATGTATCCAGAGCAATTTCACCTTTTGACTTCTGATCTAGTGCCCTTTTGTTGTTTCTCCCgtgagagggcgctattatcCGCCAATATtctctttattttgttatatttgtcCCTGTTGGAGGTGCTATCACCTACAAACCactctcaaaacaa encodes:
- the LOC117306891 gene encoding battenin-like isoform X1 is translated as MSEVEEEQMDNVIDPQSVPVDLTQNKTVKIRNLVAFWLLGLCNNYAYVIMLSAAHDILGSKETVPENDIDKPDAMFNLTHSTGINRFDCNPVSTGAVLLADVLPTLFIKLSAPWFFDYIQYNILVGICIVTAVSSFLIVAFSHVLALSLLGVVFASVSSGLGEFTYVSLMAFYEKNVVSTWSSGTGAAGFIGSLAYAGLTEAGLSPRNSLLVMLVVPLSMIISYWGILVSSPTMRQSQDTIHCNEDRQCLIEDDTKDCKDSHLTVKEKGRFIKHLLKYMGPLFLVYFAEYFINQGLMELIYFKGIWLSHSAQYRWFQVLYQLGVFISRSSVNIVKFKWLWIFPILQWCVLILMFTVAYFAFMPTIFIVFAIIIFEGLLGGGAYVNTFYQIRQDVDPKYNEFALGTTTVADSAGVSLAGAVALPVHNALCAL
- the LOC117306891 gene encoding battenin-like isoform X2, with product MLSAAHDILGSKETVPENDIDKPDAMFNLTHSTGINRFDCNPVSTGAVLLADVLPTLFIKLSAPWFFDYIQYNILVGICIVTAVSSFLIVAFSHVLALSLLGVVFASVSSGLGEFTYVSLMAFYEKNVVSTWSSGTGAAGFIGSLAYAGLTEAGLSPRNSLLVMLVVPLSMIISYWGILVSSPTMRQSQDTIHCNEDRQCLIEDDTKDCKDSHLTVKEKGRFIKHLLKYMGPLFLVYFAEYFINQGLMELIYFKGIWLSHSAQYRWFQVLYQLGVFISRSSVNIVKFKWLWIFPILQWCVLILMFTVAYFAFMPTIFIVFAIIIFEGLLGGGAYVNTFYQIRQDVDPKYNEFALGTTTVADSAGVSLAGAVALPVHNALCAL
- the LOC117306891 gene encoding battenin-like isoform X3 yields the protein MTSWEAKKQFLKMILTSQTLCSTSPTQQAVLLADVLPTLFIKLSAPWFFDYIQYNILVGICIVTAVSSFLIVAFSHVLALSLLGVVFASVSSGLGEFTYVSLMAFYEKNVVSTWSSGTGAAGFIGSLAYAGLTEAGLSPRNSLLVMLVVPLSMIISYWGILVSSPTMRQSQDTIHCNEDRQCLIEDDTKDCKDSHLTVKEKGRFIKHLLKYMGPLFLVYFAEYFINQGLMELIYFKGIWLSHSAQYRWFQVLYQLGVFISRSSVNIVKFKWLWIFPILQWCVLILMFTVAYFAFMPTIFIVFAIIIFEGLLGGGAYVNTFYQIRQDVDPKYNEFALGTTTVADSAGVSLAGAVALPVHNALCAL